The following are encoded in a window of Ogataea parapolymorpha DL-1 chromosome VII, whole genome shotgun sequence genomic DNA:
- a CDS encoding Vacuolar amino acid transporter 3 produces MSLPMNIQSAPQGRDTDSEESVRLSEQLRRFGSKPGPNEGQNQVPSSVFEDGNFSAKYISQDTKQELSSLTSQEGPETNVSNPVTITGGFRELHPVTTPLGSVGPRNRRPSMLSNLMASTYSDKPRSSGRGSASPIPQAVEIVERHLNHSPVRDANSPAGTHFDSLKRQGGDITRDIYNWVSDQKISGTPLRRVASSGSLQSTGTSSELRMPGAFRRDFIAHRASDADGETPPAADLVSHHSRRRVRRPKANFMTRNFIEFLSLYGHFAGENLEEETGDEQELEQSDVSDISDASDFEEGDEAADEADLLLSSSISPGPTYRSDRRARSSNISVGDPNRTRTRRRIATKPRVRSYSSHKTSNQKAFLLLLKAFVGTGVVFLPKSFSNGGLLFCNVMIMAFSVISYYCFMTLIWCTERSRVSGYGDLGLKLFGPKLQFLILLSLALSQLGFSSSYVVFVAENFRVVVNTFFSSDYGVGVFVVVQLLIFLPLSLTRNISKLSLIALIADAFILLGLVYIYSCSGAHLLINGVSPKVSLFQPNTWTLFMGTAVFAYEGIGLLIPIKESMKHPEQFQKLLILVMVVVTVIFVTLSTISYLSYGDDVKMVILMNFPQTNFALIIQICYALAILLSTPLQLFPAIKIFESYLFHRDRATWRNKIRKDSENKMRSETQQLFSGVPIYDSTSRDLRQLIQSMPEDAVDDQGVMSGKSDSIIKWLKNVVRVFVVLAMCAIGYLGSSDLDRFVSLIGSFTCIPLIYIYPPLLYVSSFEELRWSSKLANGLVLIIGMAMMVYTSYQTISSWGK; encoded by the coding sequence ATGAGCTTACCGATGAACATTCAGTCGGCCCCGCAAGGCAGAGACACCGATTCCGAGGAGTCGGTGAGACTTTCGGAGCAGCTCAGACGTTTTGGGTCGAAACCAGGACCCAATGAGGGCCAGAACCAGGTGCCATCTTCAGTGTTTGAAGACGGcaatttttctgccaaGTACATTAGCCAGGACACAAAACAAgagctcagcagcttgacgtCGCAAGAGGGCCCGGAAACCAATGTCTCAAACCCTGTCACGATAACTGGTGGGTTTCGCGAGCTGCACCCCGTTACCACGCCCCTTGGCAGTGTGGGGCCTCGTAATAGAAGACCCAGTATGCTTTCGAACCTAATGGCCAGCACATATAGCGACAAGCCGCGGTCCTCAGGACGTGGCAGCGCTTCGCCGATCCCGCAGGCGGTCGAAATTGTGGAACGACATTTGAATCACTCTCCTGTTCGGGACGCCAACTCGCCGGCTGGCACGCATTTCGACTCGCTCAAACGCCAGGGCGGAGACATCACTAGAGATATATACAACTGGGTGAGTGACCAGAAGATTTCTGGCACGCCTTTGCGGAGAGTTGCCAGCTCCGGCTCACTGCAATCCACGGGAACGTCGTCAGAGTTACGAATGCCAGGGGCGTTTCGCCGCGATTTCATTGCGCACAGAGCTTCCGATGCCGATGGTGAAACGCCTCCTGCTGCCGACCTAGTCAGCCACCACTCTCGAAGACGTGTGAGACGGCCGAAGGCCAACTTTATGACGCGCAATTTCATCGAGTTCCTGTCTCTGTACGGCCATTTCGCTGGTGAAAATTTGGAAGAGGAGACAGGAGACGAGCAGGAATTGGAGCAGAGCGATGTTAGTGACATCAGTGACGCGAGCGACTTTGAAGAGGGGGACGAAGCAGCTGATGAGGCCGACTTGTTGCTGTCGTCGTCTATTTCTCCAGGTCCCACATATAGAAGTGACCGACGTGCGAGATCGTCTAATATTTCTGTGGGGGACCCCAACAGAACGCGCACAAGACGCAGAATCGCCACCAAGCCCCGTGTTCGCAGCTATTCGTCGCATAAAACGTCGAACCAAAAAGCCTTTTTGCTTCTGCTCAAGGCGTTTGTCGGAACAGGAGTGGTGTTTCTCCCCAAATCTTTCTCAAACGGAGGCCTTCTATTTTGCAATGTGATGATTATGGCCTTTTCCGTTATTTCCTACTACTGCTTTATGACCCTGATCTGGTGTACCGAGCGCAGTCGAGTGTCTGGTTACGGTGATCTGGGTctcaagctgtttggaCCAAAGCTTCAATTTTTGATTCTTTTGTCGCTGGCGTTGTCACAGCTTGGTTTTTCGAGCAGTTATGTTGTGTTTGTTGCGGAGAATTTCAGGGTGGTTGTCAATACCTTTTTTTCGAGCGACTACGGTGTCGGTGTGTTTGTGGTGGTCCAATTGCTTATTTTCCTTCCGCTTTCACTAACGCGAAATATCAGTAAGCTCAGTCTGATTGCTCTGATTGCCGACGCTTTTATTTTGCTGGGTTTGGTTTACATTTACTCCTGTTCTGGGGCACACTTACTTATCAACGGCGTTTCGCCTAAAGTGTCTCTTTTCCAGCCAAACACATGGACTCTGTTTATGGGAACAGCGGTGTTTGCGTACGAAGGTATAGGCCTCTTGATTCCAATCAAGGAGTCTATGAAACATCCGGagcagttccagaaactgcttaTTTTGGTAATGGTGGTGGTGACCGTGATTTTCGTGACTCTGTCGACGATCTCGTACTTGAGTTATGGTGACGACGTGAAGATGGTGATTTTGATGAACTTCCCGCAAACAAATTTTGCTCTCATCATTCAGATATGCTATGCGCTTGCCATTTTGCTGTCGACTCCTTTGCAACTGTTCCCGGCTATCAAAATTTTTGAGTCGTACCTTTTCCACAGAGATAGAGCTACCTGGAGAAATAAAATCAGAAAGGACTCGGAAAACAAAATGCGGAGCGAGACACAGCAgctgttttctggtgtACCTATTTACGACTCGACGTCACGCGATCTGCGCCAGCTGATCCAGAGTATGCCGGAGGACGCAGTTGACGACCAGGGCGTGATGTCTGGAAAGAGCGATTCCATCATCAAATGGCTCAAAAACGTGGTGCGCGTGTTCGTTGTCTTGGCCATGTGTGCGATCGGATACCTGGGCTCGAGCGATCTTGACCGCTTCGTGTCACTCATAGGAAGTTTCACGTGTATTCCTCTGATTTACATCTATCCGCCGCTGCTTTATGTTAGCAGcttcgaggagctgagatggagctcaaaattggcGAACGGTCTGGTGCTGATCATTGGAATGGCGATGATGGTGTATACAAGCTACCAAACTATTTCGTCGTGGGGTAAATAA
- a CDS encoding putative transporter, which yields MEATRKVPDYGAIESDSQQDQPPAKFNYVTELKLIWKDSMPLIVAFFLQYFLSVSPLLIVSRVSAQALGAASLATMYMNITYLGVIQGAVTAVDSFAPHAYGAGNYALVGEVVQKNLAVNIILLVPMVVLCWFSGKVLSALQPDPELASLAQTYLRIVTFGIPGLLIFEVGKRYLQAQKIFHASTYVLLIVSPLSLVLTYVFVFTFGWGYVGAPAVVVLSFWLMALLLIAYTVFVDGSKCWGGFSYKAMCSGLYDQIYLALFSLVSVEAEYFAFEIMALAAAYFGETALASQSICAAVGSLIFQVPFALSCSISTRIGSFIGAGNLEFARKSTNMCMKATFALGISVCIFLLITMRPITRVFTDDSIVAAECYKLLPVLFFTQCYDMVNVTCQGLLRSQRRQDIGSVFSLCSYYIFGCPLAYILAFKLDLQVRGLWIGLSAAVFLLTLVEVVLLARTNWPKVMELAKQEEDE from the coding sequence ATGGAGGCTACACGCAAAGTCCCCGATTACGGGGCTATAGAAAGCGACAGCCAGCAGGATCAGCCTCCGGCCAAATTCAACTATGTCACcgagctcaagctgatATGGAAAGACAGCATGCCGCTTATCGTCGCGTTCTTTTTGCAATACTTCCTTAGCGTGAGTCCGTTGCTGATTGTCAGCCGTGTCTCCGCACAGGCACTGGGTGCAGCTAGTTTGGCCACCATGTACATGAACATCACATATTTAGGTGTTATTCAGGGTGCAGTCACCGCTGTGGACTCGTTTGCTCCTCACGCATACGGAGCAGGCAACTATGCTTTGGTTGGCGAGGTGGTGCAGAAAAACCTGGCCGTGAACATCATCCTATTAGTTCCGATGGTTGTTCTGTGCTGGTTCAGCGGCAAAGTGCTAAGTGCCCTCCAGCCTGACCCCGAGCTGGCGTCTCTCGCCCAGACTTATCTGCGGATCGTCACGTTCGGTATCCCGGGTCTGTTGATATTCGAGGTCGGCAAGCGGTACTTACAGGCTCAAAAGATATTCCATGCCTCCACATATGTGCTTCTGATAGTATCTCCCCTGAGTTTGGTTTTGACATATGTGTTTGTGTTCACTTTTGGCTGGGGATACGTCGGCGCACCAGCGGTGGTAGTTTTGTCGTTCTGGCTGATGGCGCTGCTCCTAATAGCTTACACGGTCTTTGTTGATGGCAGCAAGTGCTGGGGTGGGTTTAGTTACAAAGCGATGTGCAGCGGCTTGTACGACCAGATATATCTGGCCCTGTTCTCACTGGTTTCCGTGGAGGCCGAATATTTTGCGTTTGAAATCATGGCGCTGGCCGCCGCATATTTTGGGGAAACGGCCCTTGCATCCCAGTCGATCTGTGCAGCTGTCGGGTCTCTTATCTTCCAAGTCCCGTTCGCCTTGAGTTGCTccatttccaccagaatAGGATCATTTATTGGGGCCGGCAACTTGGAATTTGCCCGAAAGTCGACAAATATGTGCATGAAGGCCACCTTCGCTTTGGGAATCAGTGTCTGTATTTTTCTACTGATCACGATGAGGCCGATCACGAGGGTTTTCACGGATGATTCAATTGTTGCGGCAGAATGCTACAAGTTATTGCCTGTACTTTTTTTCACGCAATGTTACGATATGGTCAACGTGACCTGTCAGGGGCTGCTGAGAAGCCAACGTCGCCAAGATATTGGCTCGGTTTTCAGTTTGTGTTCATACTACATCTTCGGTTGTCCTCTTGCATACATACTAGCGTTCAAGCTCGATTTGCAGGTGCGTGGCCTGTGGATCGGACTCAGCGCGGCTGTGTTTCTGCTTACATTGGTGGAGGTTGTGCTTTTGGCGCGCACGAATTGGCCAAAGGTTatggagctggccaagcaggaagaagacgagTAA
- a CDS encoding putative membrane protein, with protein sequence MEGIDFENTGSDFGAVFKVVNLAVAAISVITGVTELFSGFAYFLQGLYILGLGGVVGYLEFKNPPQLYAYASSFFSFLGRGLIYVLIAILNFHGSVFRVLAAVIVLLAGIVYIVLEFIPSIQAPENMQGERGLSTDELEDVI encoded by the exons ATGGAGGGCATCGATTTTGAAAACACAGGATCTGATTTTGGTGCCGTCTTTAAGGTTGTCAATTTGGCTGTGGCCGCTATTTCG GTCATTACCGGTGTCACTGAATTGTTTAGCGGTTTTGCGTACTTCCTACAAGGTCTGTACATTTTGGGCCTTGGAGGTGTTGTCGGCTACTTGGAGTTTAAGAATCCGCCTCAGCTGTATGCCTAcgcgtcgtcgttcttctccttcttggGAAGAGGGCTTATATATGTGCTTATTGCAATTCTGAATTTCCACGGATCTGTTTTCAGAGTTCTGGCAGCGGTGATTGTGCTGTTGGCGGGAATCGTTTACATTGTGCTTGAATTTATTCCTAGCATCCAAGCACCAGAAAACATGCAGGGAGAACGTGGATTATCTACAGATGAGCTAGAGGATGTAATCTAA
- a CDS encoding protein BMH2: MPASREDSVYLAKLAEQAERYEEMVENMKAVASSGQELSVEERNLLSVAYKNVIGARRASWRIVSSIEQKEEAKGNETQVSLIREYRAKIEEELSNICEDILTVLTQHLIPTAQSGESKVFYYKMKGDYHRYLAEFAVTEKRKEAADLSLEAYKAASEVAVTELPPTHPIRLGLALNFSVFYYEILNSPDRACHLAKQAFDDAIAELDTLSEESYKDSTLIMQLLRDNLTLWTSDMSEAGQDEPAPEKAAEKPDDE, encoded by the coding sequence ATGCCAGCTTCCCGTGAAGATTCTGTTTATTTAGCCAAATTGGCCGAACAGGCCGAGAGATATGAGGAGATGGTCGAGAACATGAAGGCTGTCGCCTCCTCTGGCCAAGAATTATCCGTTGAGGAAAGAAATTTGCTGTCTGTTGCCTACAAGAATGTGATCGGTGCCAGAAGAGCCTCATGGAGAATTGTGTCTTCGATTGAGCAAAAGGAAGAGGCCAAGGGCAACGAGACCCAGGTTTCTCTTATAAGAGAATATAGagccaagatcgaggaggaACTTTCAAATATCTGTGAGGACATTTTGACCGTGTTGACTCAACACTTAATTCCAACTGCTCAAAGCGGTGAGTCTAAGGTGTTCTACTATAAGATGAAAGGTGACTACCACAGATATTTGGCAGAGTTTGCCGTCACAGAGAAGCGTAAAGAGGCTGCTGACCTTTCGTTGGAAGCTTACAAGGCTGCCTCTGAGGTTGCTGTGACCGAGTTGCCACCAACCCACCCTATCAGATTGGGTCTGGCGTTGAACTTTTCCGTTTTCTACTACGAGATTCTCAACTCTCCAGACAGAGCTTGCCATTTGGCCAAGCAAGCTTTCGATGACGCCATTGCCGAATTGGATACACTATCAGAAGAGTCCTACAAAGACTCGACTTTAATCATGCAACTCCTGAGAGACAACTTGACATTGTGGACCTCCGACATGTCTGAGGCTGGCCAAGACGAGCCAGCTCCTGAGaaagctgctgaaaaaccagaTGATGAGTAA